A single genomic interval of Melanotaenia boesemani isolate fMelBoe1 chromosome 4, fMelBoe1.pri, whole genome shotgun sequence harbors:
- the ift27 gene encoding intraflagellar transport protein 27 homolog isoform X1, whose translation MVKLRARCLLFGDAAVGKSSLSHVFYRDGNLFQKNYSMTTGVELLVKCVSIPETGDSVELYIVDTAGKETLSEACEKMWGEPSLLCLIFDLTNEQSFASCSHWMERVRVHCQGLQVPGVLVGNKSDLTERREVQASLAKEWAQSQGLEYHETSAKEMINCEAPFLSLARAFHFLYQERCETIQNLSPG comes from the exons ATGGTAAAGTTGAGGGCAAGGTGTCTACTTTTCG GGGATGCTGCAGTTGGGAAAAGTTCTCTTTCCCATGTGTTCTACAGGGACGGCAACCTCTTTCAGAAGAACTATAGCATG ACAACAGGAGTGGAGCTGCTGGTGAAGTGTGTCAGCATCCCAGAGACCGGCGACAGTGTG GAGCTCTATATTGTAGACACTGCGGGGAAGGAGACACTATCAGAGGCCTGCGAAAAAATG TGGGGTGAACCCTCGTTGCTGTGCCTGATTTTTGACTTGACCAATGAGCAGTCTTTTGCCAGCTGCAGCCACTGGATGGAGCGAGTCCGGGTACACTGTCAGGGTCTTCAGGTTCCag GTGTCCTGGTGGGCAACAAGTCAGATCTGACCGAAAGAAGGGAAGTGCAGGCATCCTTAGCTAAAGAATGGGCCCAGAGCCAGGGATTGGAGTATCATGAGACTTCAGCT AAGGAGATGATAAACTGTGAGGCTCCTTTCCTTAGTTTAGCCCGGGCCTTTCACTTTCTTTACCAAGAACGTTGTGAGACCATCCAAAACCTTAGCCCAGGCTAG
- the ift27 gene encoding intraflagellar transport protein 27 homolog isoform X2 — MTTGVELLVKCVSIPETGDSVELYIVDTAGKETLSEACEKMWGEPSLLCLIFDLTNEQSFASCSHWMERVRVHCQGLQVPGVLVGNKSDLTERREVQASLAKEWAQSQGLEYHETSAKEMINCEAPFLSLARAFHFLYQERCETIQNLSPG, encoded by the exons ATG ACAACAGGAGTGGAGCTGCTGGTGAAGTGTGTCAGCATCCCAGAGACCGGCGACAGTGTG GAGCTCTATATTGTAGACACTGCGGGGAAGGAGACACTATCAGAGGCCTGCGAAAAAATG TGGGGTGAACCCTCGTTGCTGTGCCTGATTTTTGACTTGACCAATGAGCAGTCTTTTGCCAGCTGCAGCCACTGGATGGAGCGAGTCCGGGTACACTGTCAGGGTCTTCAGGTTCCag GTGTCCTGGTGGGCAACAAGTCAGATCTGACCGAAAGAAGGGAAGTGCAGGCATCCTTAGCTAAAGAATGGGCCCAGAGCCAGGGATTGGAGTATCATGAGACTTCAGCT AAGGAGATGATAAACTGTGAGGCTCCTTTCCTTAGTTTAGCCCGGGCCTTTCACTTTCTTTACCAAGAACGTTGTGAGACCATCCAAAACCTTAGCCCAGGCTAG